The following nucleotide sequence is from Harmonia axyridis chromosome 5, icHarAxyr1.1, whole genome shotgun sequence.
AATCAGATTTTGGgagtgaatactagaagaacggGGGTGAGTACTGATGATTTtctgataatcattgagaactctactgggtgtttaAAATAAGACTAGTCATTTATGACTTATTCAAACATGAATATTGAGCTCATTCCAAATAGCTCACCGTATATTTTATTATCTGACATGGTAGagaattttccgaaaaaaaatttccacctAATGAAATACAGGGTATACATTTGGAATAAGCccaatattaacgtttgaatacGTCATAAATGaatcgtctcattttgaacaaacAGTAGTtatcaatgattatcaaaaatacaATACTTAACTACGTTCTTCTAGTTAACactttaaaaatttcatatgaataaatTCTTTGATTTCGTAGTTATCAGGTATTTCCTAAAACATTTCAATTTattaaatcgaaatatctcgaaaaaggTTAGTTTTAAGCATTTTGTTTTGTTCGGTCATTTACACTTTTCTGGTACACCCTgtgcattttcaaaaaattggagGGTTTAGTTTTAATAGACTCTATGATACTACGTCAAaagaaaattccaaattttcagCGCCTAACCGTAATAGACCTTAGCGTCAAtgatggaacatcctgtatagagGTGAATTCAGTACCTACTCAATTTTAAATATTGTACAAAGGACAAACCAAAACACACTTAACCTAATCATGTAAGATTTGAACCCAGACACCAACAGTGGCAGGAAGATCAAATACTtgtatttcaaaacaaaatctttAATAGCTTTGCCGCACAACAGATCCAATGTTCTCGTCATTACGTCACTGTTTCCGGCCAATCCAGTCGTTGCGTCAATATTCACTTGCTATTAAATCCTGattgaattcgaaagttgcattCGATAAGCCGCCGCAGgataaaataaatgaagatCAGGTTTAGCAGACCCAGAAATTCCATGTTAACTCGATCAACGTTGGGAAATCCTATTCTCGATCGTTCAGTGTAGTACTACACCTTATAACTCAATCGTTGTGACTAAATTCTGTGATGTGATGCTAATTCTTCTCCTTGCTGTCACTGTAGAACTAAAATAAATCATATTCGTTTTGTATGAATCACCATTAATTGTACATATGTCATGAAAAAATTCTCAATCATATTATGGACCTACTATAATttatagtgacttaattaaaatgtcgacaattcgttcaaattgagcctaaaaatggcgaattgaACCATAGAACTcaagaatacaattgactgaactgaactgacctgacacacgtcaaaatcaaaattattgggcctattaagtatttgatttttttgtagaaCAAATTTGtttaactgaagaatactacagtgactaaataaaattaaattataaataaaatgggccttacattttgaatagatcctaaaaatcaggtaaatggagaatgtaaacaaaaagccgccatattttggctcagccaatcaaaacgAGAAcacgcttgtcgccactgtggtttatcgagtcactgtacagggtgggcaaatttcgatgttttagcactacaacttttgaaccagaggagatagacaaaatctgatacccacctctcgatctctttttctgagaaactaacaagggtagtatttatttttggccaccttcttttgttttcgacttataagcgaaaattggaaaaatggcgatatcgaaaaacatttatatctccgctaatactgatgatagagctctgaaattaaaacattatacaggcacttttttacgtagaatccagtggcgtgctcgtattttcaaaagggtttttaattacggagctatgacccaaagttatgttttttcaaatgggaacactagatttttgtgccattttctgaaagcttaatttttcctgatttcaaagatgtataacatcgtatgattcgtatcaaaataaataacagaaaatggtcaaaaacctttttttacttaagagtctcaatatttctatggtttcaactgttgatgagcctttctataacaagagcagtgtcctcccgtcaatctgattatttctatgcttttcactcatttctacaaaattcgaatctatatttattttatacaaatagtttcgaaaagataaacgaacttggaaaaagttttctaggtagcttgaacacagtttcaaatattcatctattgaaatatcgagaagagttgtcgactgtgcattgtgcaattgttgtcattattaggttaaatattatttcttgtttgcccctccgtaattaaattgttgagttcaatcatatatgcattgtttcatatgctgtttaaaatggattggtacttgtgcgtattgattctggagacctatgtaaataatctcctgatacatgcatcttaatacaactctttcgattgaaaaattcgatcttgtggtttctccgttatctccaaatcaatttttagataaaaaatttataaaacatatctagattcgaattttgtagaaataagtgaaaagcatagaaataatcagattgacggaaggacactgctcttgttatagaaagctcaatttttctgtgtacATCAAcaattgaaaccatagaaatattgagactcttagatgaaaagaggtttttggtcattttctattatttatattgatccgaatcatacgatgttatatatttttgaaatcaggaaaaatcaagcttccagaaaatgacacaaaaatctaatgttcccatttgaaaaaacataactttgggtcatagcttcgtgatTAAAAACTCTTTGGAATTACGAGCaggccactggattctacgtaaaaaagtgcctgtataatgttttaatttcagagctctatcatcagtattagcggagatattaatgtttttcgatatcgccatttttccaattttcgcttttaagtcgaaaacaaaagaaggtggccaaaaataaatactacccttgttagtttcccagaaaaagagatcgagaagtgggtatcagattttgtctatctcctctggttcaaaagttgtagtgctaaaacatcgaaatttgcccaccctgtactatAACTGCCCCTCAAGTAGGATGTTTTTCGATCTGTAGGTAGGTTGATCTTCAGGAATATATATCAAGTATGGAACGCCTCAATTATCTTGGAAACAGATCATCGGTTTTTATAGGTTTTGGTATGCAAGGATATTAAGGTGGTAGTTACATTACTGTCAGATCTTCTCTTTTTCCGGAATAATAATGAACCTTGTTTTTTCgaatggatcaccctgtatattttttgcctTTCGAAATCCATATGAAATGACCAATAATGACATCATTTCAGAGTTATACAGCTACATTTATATTGTCTTGAAGTTGAAATATAACAGATGGCCGTTCTACAATAACAACTTTGATGTTTCAATAGATTAGTCTAGTTGgtgtttattgaaatttacaatGAATCGTATATCTGAAATAGAACGAATTGAGATTTTGAGCATCTGCTTTAGTCACTTTTACTGCGTGTTATccaaaatttctaattttcctACTACTCAAATGTGGATATACCtttaacatgaaacaaacatttgaataatattcaaattaaacgAATTCATTCATTCAGATTATGTAAATGTAGCTCTAACTCCCAAATTATGGCATTTAGGTATAGAAAACatcacatgaaaaatattcagtattttccAAGGATTTCGAAAGGCAAAAACTATACAGAGTGatctatttgaaataacaaagttcattattattctgGAAAATGgaaagatctgacaacaatgtaaatatcgtctaataatAATATGGGCTATATCACAAGATCCTTAGTcgccaaaatctataaaaattgtGCAATCGGGTTCCGAGATGAATGACTTTTAAGTATTTAAATCTCACTCTGTATGTATTCACCAGTTCTCTGAATCGATCTATCAACTCTGGATCTATTAATTCAATTGATCTATTAGCTTTGTAAATCTATCAAGTAGATCAGCTGGCTTGTTCTGCTTTTTCCATTAGCAAAGTTTTTCTATACGTGCACTCAAACCCTAATTTACAATCAAATTGAAACTAAAATCAAAGTGTTGATCACAATTTTGGGAGACCCAACTTTGGGTCCCCCCAAATTGTCTTTGCAACTTTCATTtggaaatttattcaaaaaaaaagggaaaaagggaaaattcatattttcagtaACAATGGATATGCGAGTTACTCTTATTTTTGATGTGGAGGATATTGTAGATATTACCTTtgtctaaattttttgaatgatctTTTTGGACGATATTCCGGTTTAGCCAGCATAAAAATCTCTGAATACCAGAGCTCTGAGATTGATTTCGTATATAGAGATATTAAGCGGATATGGACATTCCACCAAGTCTCATTTTATCCAACACAATTATTTCTAATTCTGGAGTTAATCATTTCCAAGGTTAATAATACtttcattttattgatataCCTCGTACAGGATAAAAATTTCTGCGATATTGTTCAGTACTTATCAGTGTAGCATAAAATtcatgataaataattattgttcGTGTCTTTTGATCttaatttcatgaatttattGGTCCGCACATTAGAACCATTCATGGTGTGAGTTGAAAAAATCTTTTGTTGCTCTAAATAGTTTTTTCTGCGAAATAAGAATACACAAAAGCATTTATGTTGATAGCTTTAAAAATAGATCCATTATTTCGTGGTATCGTTGTTGGAGTCATTATTCAATTTACTGGCAGCTCACTGAAACCGAATTTAAGTAAGACAGTGCGTATTATGACCAATTAGAACAACCAATAAAAATTATACTCAGTTCTTGAGCGATATTCGTCCCTAAAAATTCAAAGTCATGAATCAATGCAAAACCTTATtagttaaaaaataaattataaaaaattatctgcgTAAATGAATGTCTTCAAGAACCCACcaataatattttaatgttgtattttttcatttaaaccatttcattgaaatttgttcACATCGGCCATTTTAGATCTTTTGTGTCATCTTTTTATAAAGAATCTCTCttaattcagtgaattattTTATCCTATTTTGTAATTATTATTGTGTAAGACTATTTACatgaaaatagattttttttacaGCATGAAGCATGTCTCATTTACCCATGATACTTTTAATTATAAACTAATTGTAGATTGCTAAAGGGCATATACtaacaattttaaattaaaatttcagccAGGAGCTTTATTTATTATGCTGTTTAATCAATAAGGCTTTGTCATAATTTTGTCATAAGTTCTAGAAATAATTACCTAATGGAAGCAATGAATTGATGAAAAGCTTCTTGAGAATTTGTTAGTATTCTAATAATTTTCTGGCTTCAAGCTTCTGAACAAAAATTTGTAGTTTTTCAACTTATTATTCACATAAATTGCGAACATTAacttgatataaaaaaatagtAAGTAGTAATAAGCATTTCAAAGCTTTAAATAATTTGCAAAAGAAAAATCACATAATTACAAATTTTGCATTGTTATACATCTACAGTGAAGAATACTATTCAATTGACTTATTTAAGgtgttaaaaaattttaacataCAAATGCTTTAAAAGCTTCATCAGTAATTAGTATATGCGCAATTCCATCTACAAAGCATCATTGAGGTACAATGGACAAACAATTAGTAAGTACATATGAGTTCACTTGCATTTATCTATTCTTATTTTGCAGAAATTATTGGCTTTCTTGACGAATTAGATGATTTGAGTGCTTGCATATTTGAACTTAATTCAATTAATGAATTCAAATGATACAGTGTAGTAAAATAACacctttttttaatattttagtactagaaaataaaacaaattgtaGCTAATACatgatttcataattatttatgtttcatttaaaataaaCCTCTTCTTATTTTCTAATTGACAATTTTCCTCTAGGGCCCATCATCTGAGATATCTTCTCTATCATCTTTCACTTCTGAATCTGCCTCATCTACACCTATGGACGATATAGAAAAAACATTTGCAGGAACTGTTAACATCAGGCAACTCATTGATACATTTGAAACGAAGGCGAATATAAAACCAGAGGACACTACTTTAACAACAAATGATAAAAATGATATTCCAAACGAAAACTCAAAAAACGTTGATCTCAATAAAGTCCACAACGAAAAGATTCAAGTACCTGAGAAAATAAATGACGAAAATGAAAGTAATAAAGTCATAAGTAAGGAAATGGACGATAGTTTCGATCCAAATGAGACAGGTTCAACCAGCATTTGGGAAAGAAGTTCGTCTGACAGAAAAATGTCTACGGATGATCCTACTGTGGACAAATTCAGAACTTATGTCAGAAATGTTTCAGTGTACGCGAAAATCAGGCCTCAGTCGAAGAAAAGTACTTTGTTTGATTGTTGCCTAATTGTTGAATGGAATGCTGATGTGAGAAGAATTAAGTTCAAATATCCTTATAATGTGAGTATAAAGAGTAAATGAACATCATTAATTTCTTTCCATGAATCTAGTCTCGACAAATTATGTACTTCGGCACTAAAAATCCcattttttatacaaaatttaagACAACActcttttttttgtattataaaatgaaatgaaaacaaacaaaatgggATATTAGAAACAAACTTATTGACTGATAACAGTTGATCAAACTTGTGTTGGAACATATTTGCAAATTATCAATTACTGGTACGTTTTTGATAAATAGCtttcaaaatattctcttgGGAAATAATTTTATAGAATGACCTAGAACTTATTTTGTGACCATAGTGTTAATATTTTGTTTAATTCCAGGTTGAAGTTCCTCATAAGATAGAAGACCTTTGCTTTCCAGACGCAGCCTGTGGTCCTCTAGATAAAACGTTAAATGCTCAGTGCTATTCCTTAGTGATAACGAATGATAAAGGAGAAAGAACTTTTGGCTATTGCCGCAGAGTGGTACCTGAAGGAAGCAATAAATGTCTTCCTATAGCATATTGTATTTTAAGTAGACATAAGTCCCCAAGATTCTACagaaaaattttgattgaattaGAATCTCGACATGGAATCTCAGAGAAACATAGAAATGACCTACTTGAAGctttttatttcaagaaattcCCACAGCCAGGTGAGGAAATTAGGATAAAGTTAGTTGATAGTACATCAAATACAGGATGTGGAAGAAATAAGGAAAATTATGCAAACATAATAGAGGAAGATGAAAGTTGTATCACTGATAATGTTGATATCAGAGACAACCGAAAGAGTAAAGAAGTAGAAGATAGTGTAAATAGAAATTCTCTAGAAGATTCAATTGAAAGCAGTTTTGTGATAGTTAATGATAACGGAGATTATGAATCATTAACCAAACGTAAGAAAGAAATGTCAAACAGCAGTATTGTAAATGAATACATTCATTACTATGACgaatttgatgaaaatgaaatagtaTTGAATGTCCATGAGGACCCAATTTATGAGAACTCAGACCTGAAAGATTTGCATGAGCTTCCAAATGAAATCTTACAGAAAATATTTGCATCACTCTTACTAGAAAGAAAAGTAATACTCATCAGTTGCCTCTTGAGGTGAATAAATCTTCTTGCTTATTgggatatttattttcaaaattcattctttcatttttatggtattcaaattttttgcaGTAAATTATCATCATGTGTTGAAGCTTTACAAACTATCATTTATCCATTCACCTGGCCCCATTCATTCATACCAGTGCTGCCACAATCTTTATGGGAATTTGTCGAGGCCCCAACACCAATCATTTGTGGTATACTTTCAGTTGAAGTCCTGAATAAGCATGATATTGAACATGTAAGTTTTCTTAATTTTAGTTCATCAATTGAATTTGCTACATTGTTtcagttaaaaaaattaaacgtCATTGAGGTAAAATCCTAGTATTcacaatcaataaaaaataaatatcttgGAGCTttatgtaataataaataacatacaATCACTTAAGAAAGTACTAGGAATCGATTATTCAACATACCTTTTTAACGGAATTATCAAAgttctttttgttttaaaatTGGCATAAGTGCCACCTATACATATACAGAGGAACGCCATCAGTCATTTAGTTTGTTTACATTGATCCATTTATAAATTAATCTCAAATATTTCTTGGATTCATGTAATGGATAAAGATATGCGACTTAGAATTTTGAATAATCataattcttaaaaaaaaaaaaaaagatttgtgCAACACTATAATCGAATTTTTGGTCAAAAACTAAACAAATTTTTGGTTATTAGAATAAATGAAAGAGAATTCACATTGAATTGTGagatcaaattttcaaaatgagtatAAATGAGTTATTTGTgtttaaataatgaattgctGGTACGTTTTTGATATTGTAGTTAAAATAATCAATAACTATTATTCAAATGTGATTTTTGTTTTATACTCCCAGATACTACAATGCATATAACCATTTTGTTCTCTATTACATACTAATTTTTTAGAAATGATTAAGAATTCAttgagaatatcttttttcaaggGCATTGTGGTAGatttggacgaaaaatgtatATGGAAAGAAGAGGGCGATGAAGACAAAGCCCTTAGTACATCAATGCTCAAAGCATGGCGAAAAAGTCTTGCTCTAGCCAAAACAGTGCCAGTCGACGAAGATAAACATTCTTTTCGCCTAACAGATGCTTACATACATATGTTTGCTGTGGTATTAAAGAATTACAAAGACTATATTGTTAATGGCAATTTTCAGGTacagtttttattgattttttcgaatTATACTTTTGTATTGTCCAATATATCCCATTAGtcaattattgaaaaagaaaattagaaaaacacTGAATCTGAGAGAAAAGCTTTTGCATGCTCATTCAGTATTAATTTTGTATCtaaattttgtgaattatttattGATCAAAATTAAAAGGTGAACCATCAATAAGGTAGTATTGATATAGGTGTAGAGTGTTATAATAGAAAAaccgtttttccaaaaaacattTTGTTAGCAGAGAATTTGCTGATGAGATGTTATTggttaattattaatttttttgatcatTACCTATACTTTTCTGAGATATTATGAGGATAGCCTTTTTGAATGTCCATCGCAGCATTTTAGGTTCACATCCTCAAGTCTTGAGCTAGATTTCTGCACGCTATCAAAGTCTTTGGTGCTTTACCATAAGTGATATCAATGTGTTCATTCCATATAAGCCAATTGTCTTGATTTATTCCTAGATATTTAACTTCAGGCCTTATTTCTATGGTGGCTCTGTTGATCTAATATCTAATAAAACATGCAGTGCAGAGCATTGACTCCAACATTAGAGAGAGAAAGATTGAGCCTCATGTCACATGACCACAAGGGAAAAGATAgagatgtttgaatttcaatcaATGATAAAGGATGCCAAATCAGGTGATCTAAATCAATGATTGATTGGTACAATACGTTCAATCTGTTAAAACAAAACTTTGTTGTTGATTGGAAAATACCAACATTGTATCAGTGGCGTTTTGCCACTAGATCATGCACAAAAATTGGTACTAGCacaattttcaacaataaaacCTCAACAATGTAATACATTTAAAATCCCTAAGTTTACAAAAATACTCCTACTTTTATTTTGAACTATTTGAATTGAGCAACTGACTTTAGCATAttctaatatattatttttatatttagaaAGAGGCATTCATAAGATCATACAAGAGTAAAGGTGTGAGGAGATTTCTGAAGTGGTTTACGGACACAAGCATGTTTCTCACATTTGTGGACAATGTGATAACAAAGTCGCAGGATTTTGAacagtttgataaaaaaatcgcCTCTTTTACTTCTGAGACTTCTGGATTGAATCTGGATAAACTATTAGACTGGAAATTTTGACTTATTACTTTTGATATTAGCATTAGTTCAATgaatgaaagatatttttttactTCAATAGTTTGATTTTAACAGTACCTTTGATAATCAAAGGTTTTCTTTTAAATAAGCAGCTTTAAAGTGCAGAtatattgttatatttgttattaaatgtatttttgaatgaaacatattttattgattgtacAAAACATTCCTTTGCAACACTTTTCTATTTTTCCCCAACAAATTTTCAGCAATGACCTATCTGACAACAACTAACAATGCAGcctagataatttttttttatgtccgATTTAAAaggtttgaaaataataaacgtgcTATAGATAAAGAGTAACAACacaaatattgttttttaacatttttgtcTGCTAATCACAGGAACTGCTGGAAGAATTTTGTTTCAATCTTCCCAAGTTAATTAAAAATCATCATTTCAATTCAgtgagaaaaaattaattaatacacCTCACtgtttaatattttattaagGAATCTCTCAACTTGTATAAAAAATCATGtaataatgaattatattgCAATGGCCAGGATGTGGTTGAAAAAATAGTATTCGGTATAATTGTAGCAAAAAGTATTCTCATTTTCACAAATGCTTTcgagtaaatatttttttagcgttaaaaatattatgaatcgt
It contains:
- the LOC123680457 gene encoding uncharacterized protein LOC123680457 isoform X2 produces the protein MYRPPENTNRVKSIKSKFENIENSNGTKENLGFRNGTRDNVIISKSDSKTECSVVPLNLQRQLSDPSKRNIKRTPAFRLDKNSDKVAFQRSSVLNKSQDLKHIIKPVSTTKIKDCDKILNTSEVLCVKKSVPSLLKDNKPILLKSKSSMDFNVLRNKFNSANSDSSSSDSKESCQRNDKLVKNVSALYTEPIPKSLRMKTCDKTVPKPIYSNLEEVSCEKKPSDISDIHKVSTLKIIDKQEISNKNIVNTSRRNSLSNKVNVLPTKSDCAEKNEKSDALNKNDKDELTSALKKLDTLLKMTKTNSLKKAQISKPIKQELEMTDTLKNALKKPLPTGPAPKKPPRTFAHCLQDSNVADTKGGSFDNFEKNISFLHVTKNVDSEVREPLCLKDKSNFKRNDPKYMLNKLESALRNNKLKTRRSAKTDVSTTSGEDSDDSLLKNSLNTSATSKKRTLPSVPDNLPLNTSSPTSNNLLVQALNFNCLNGNNCVSSPYNKLEESKSSFFVSVNNEEPVYAEPWQFEEIFKQNNGSRQRSVSSDRNIKNNRNSLYYWTDVPSSDLKCSSEKGPSSEISSLSSFTSESASSTPMDDIEKTFAGTVNIRQLIDTFETKANIKPEDTTLTTNDKNDIPNENSKNVDLNKVHNEKIQVPEKINDENESNKVISKEMDDSFDPNETGSTSIWERSSSDRKMSTDDPTVDKFRTYVRNVSVYAKIRPQSKKSTLFDCCLIVEWNADVRRIKFKYPYNVEVPHKIEDLCFPDAACGPLDKTLNAQCYSLVITNDKGERTFGYCRRVVPEGSNKCLPIAYCILSRHKSPRFYRKILIELESRHGISEKHRNDLLEAFYFKKFPQPGEEIRIKLVDSTSNTGCGRNKENYANIIEEDESCITDNVDIRDNRKSKEVEDSVNRNSLEDSIESSFVIVNDNGDYESLTKRKKEMSNSSIVNEYIHYYDEFDENEIVLNVHEDPIYENSDLKDLHELPNEILQKIFASLLLERKVILISCLLSKLSSCVEALQTIIYPFTWPHSFIPVLPQSLWEFVEAPTPIICGILSVEVLNKHDIEHGIVVDLDEKCIWKEEGDEDKALSTSMLKAWRKSLALAKTVPVDEDKHSFRLTDAYIHMFAVVLKNYKDYIVNGNFQKEAFIRSYKSKGVRRFLKWFTDTSMFLTFVDNVITKSQDFEQFDKKIASFTSETSGLNLDKLLDWKF
- the LOC123680457 gene encoding uncharacterized protein LOC123680457 isoform X1, which gives rise to MYRPPENTNRVKSIKSKFENIENSNGTKENLGFRNGTRDNVIISKSDSKTECSVVPLNLQRQLSDPSKRNIKRTPAFRLDKNSDKVAFQRSSVLNKSQDLKHIIKPVSTTKIKDCDKILNTSEVLCVKKSVPSLLKDNKPILLKSKSSMDFNVLRNKFNSANSDSSSSDSKESCQRNDKLVKNVSALYTEPIPKSLRMKTCDKTVPKPIYSNLEEVSCEKKPSDISDIHKVSTLKIIDKQEISNKNIVNTSRRNSLSNKVNVLPTKSDCAEKNEKSDALNKNDKDELTSALKKLDTLLKMTKTNSLKKAQISKPIKQELEMTDTLKNALKKPLPTGPAPKKPPRTFAHCLQDSNVADTKGGSFDNFEKNISFLHVTKNVDSEVREPLCLKDKSNFKRNDPKYMLNKLESALRNNKLKTRRSAKTDVSTTSGEDSDDSLLKNSLNTSATSKKRTLPSVPDNLPLNTSSPTSNNLLVQALNFNCLNGNNCVSSPYNKLEESKSSFFVSVNNEEPVYAEPWQFEEIFKQNNGSRQRSVSSDRNIKNNRNSLYYWSSPVLCSTPCSSSSSSMNLSSKQTDVPSSDLKCSSEKGPSSEISSLSSFTSESASSTPMDDIEKTFAGTVNIRQLIDTFETKANIKPEDTTLTTNDKNDIPNENSKNVDLNKVHNEKIQVPEKINDENESNKVISKEMDDSFDPNETGSTSIWERSSSDRKMSTDDPTVDKFRTYVRNVSVYAKIRPQSKKSTLFDCCLIVEWNADVRRIKFKYPYNVEVPHKIEDLCFPDAACGPLDKTLNAQCYSLVITNDKGERTFGYCRRVVPEGSNKCLPIAYCILSRHKSPRFYRKILIELESRHGISEKHRNDLLEAFYFKKFPQPGEEIRIKLVDSTSNTGCGRNKENYANIIEEDESCITDNVDIRDNRKSKEVEDSVNRNSLEDSIESSFVIVNDNGDYESLTKRKKEMSNSSIVNEYIHYYDEFDENEIVLNVHEDPIYENSDLKDLHELPNEILQKIFASLLLERKVILISCLLSKLSSCVEALQTIIYPFTWPHSFIPVLPQSLWEFVEAPTPIICGILSVEVLNKHDIEHGIVVDLDEKCIWKEEGDEDKALSTSMLKAWRKSLALAKTVPVDEDKHSFRLTDAYIHMFAVVLKNYKDYIVNGNFQKEAFIRSYKSKGVRRFLKWFTDTSMFLTFVDNVITKSQDFEQFDKKIASFTSETSGLNLDKLLDWKF
- the LOC123680457 gene encoding uncharacterized protein LOC123680457 isoform X3: MYRPPENTNRVKSIKSKFENIENSNGTKENLGFRNGTRDNVIISKSDSKTECSVVPLNLQRQLSDPSKRNIKRTPAFRLDKNSDKVAFQRSSVLNKSQDLKHIIKPVSTTKIKDCDKILNTSEVLCVKKSVPSLLKDNKPILLKSKSSMDFNVLRNKFNSANSDSSSSDSKESCQRNDKLVKNVSALYTEPIPKSLRMKTCDKTVPKPIYSNLEEVSCEKKPSDISDIHKVSTLKIIDKQEISNKNIVNTSRRNSLSNKVNVLPTKSDCAEKNEKSDALNKNDKDELTSALKKLDTLLKMTKTNSLKKAQISKPIKQELEMTDTLKNALKKPLPTGPAPKKPPRTFAHCLQDSNVADTKGGSFDNFEKNISFLHVTKNVDSEVREPLCLKDKSNFKRNDPKYMLNKLESALRNNKLKTRRSAKTDVSTTSGEDSDDSLLKNSLNTSATSKKRTLPSVPDNLPLNTSSPTSNNLLVQALNFNCLNGNNCVSSPYNKLEESKSSFFVSVNNEEPVYAEPWQFEEIFKQNNGSRQRSVSSDRNIKNNRNSLYYWGPSSEISSLSSFTSESASSTPMDDIEKTFAGTVNIRQLIDTFETKANIKPEDTTLTTNDKNDIPNENSKNVDLNKVHNEKIQVPEKINDENESNKVISKEMDDSFDPNETGSTSIWERSSSDRKMSTDDPTVDKFRTYVRNVSVYAKIRPQSKKSTLFDCCLIVEWNADVRRIKFKYPYNVEVPHKIEDLCFPDAACGPLDKTLNAQCYSLVITNDKGERTFGYCRRVVPEGSNKCLPIAYCILSRHKSPRFYRKILIELESRHGISEKHRNDLLEAFYFKKFPQPGEEIRIKLVDSTSNTGCGRNKENYANIIEEDESCITDNVDIRDNRKSKEVEDSVNRNSLEDSIESSFVIVNDNGDYESLTKRKKEMSNSSIVNEYIHYYDEFDENEIVLNVHEDPIYENSDLKDLHELPNEILQKIFASLLLERKVILISCLLSKLSSCVEALQTIIYPFTWPHSFIPVLPQSLWEFVEAPTPIICGILSVEVLNKHDIEHGIVVDLDEKCIWKEEGDEDKALSTSMLKAWRKSLALAKTVPVDEDKHSFRLTDAYIHMFAVVLKNYKDYIVNGNFQKEAFIRSYKSKGVRRFLKWFTDTSMFLTFVDNVITKSQDFEQFDKKIASFTSETSGLNLDKLLDWKF